The proteins below come from a single Cannabis sativa cultivar Pink pepper isolate KNU-18-1 chromosome 3, ASM2916894v1, whole genome shotgun sequence genomic window:
- the LOC115709955 gene encoding dnaJ protein P58IPK homolog — protein MVENRMEAVAWRGLAYAGFILHFVLVCQLLLLQPLSALGSKASNAAELFEKVSQNVKVKRYSEALDDLNAAIEADPTLSEAYFHRASILRQLCRYEESEKSYKSVLELKPRHSAAEKELSQLHQAQSALATALSLFESGDFSKSLEYVDKVVLVFSPACLKAKLLKVKLLISNKDYSSAISESGFILKEHEDDLDSLLLRGRAYYYLADHDVAIRHYQKGLRLDPEHNELKKAYFGLKNLLKKTKAAEDNANKGKLRVAVEDYKAALALDPNHLAHNVHLHLGLCKVLVKLGRGKDALSSCNEALNIDGELLEALVQRGEAKLLTEDWEGAVEDLKSAAQQSSQDMNIREAYMRAEKALKMSKRKDWYKILGVSKTAAVSEIKRAYKRLALQWHPDKNVENREEAEAKFREIAAAYEVLGDEDKRTRYDRGEDLEDMGMGGGGGGGFNPFGGGGQQYTFTFDGGFPGGGGGGFGGGGGGFEFHF, from the exons ATGGTGGAGAATCGAATGGAGGCAGTAGCTTGGAGAGGATTAGCTTACGCAGGGTTCATACTGCATTTCGTCTTGGTCTGCCAGCTTCTCCTTCTTCAACCTCTTTCTGCTTTAG GTAGCAAAGCTAGTAATGCTGCTGAGTTGTTCGAGAAGGTTTCACAGAATGTGAAGGTGAAGCGTTACAGTGAGGCTCTTGATGACCTTAATGCTGCAATTGAGGCAGACCCAACTCTTTCAGAAGCCTATTTTCACCGGGCATCAATTCTTCGACAGCTATGCAG ATATGAGGAATCAGAGAAAAGTTATAAAAGTGTTCTGGAGCTAAAACCTCGACATTCTGCGGCAGAAAAGGAGCTTTCTCAATTGCACCAGGCTCAGAGTGCACTTGCTACAGCTTTATCTCTCTTTGAGTCGGGTGATTTTTCGAAATCTTTGGAATATGTTGACAAAGTTGTACTCGTTTTCTCTCCAGCATGCTTGAAG GCCAAACTACTCAAGGTGAAATTGTTGATATCAAATAAAGACTATTCTAGTGCCATCTCTGAGAGTGGATTCATTCTTAAAGAACATGAGGATGATCTGGATTCATTATTACTCCGCGGTCGTGCCTACTACTATTTAGCAGACCATGATGTTGCTATAAG GCATTACCAAAAGGGACTCCGCCTTGATCCAGAACACAATGAATTGAAGAAAGCATATTTTGGACTAAAAAATTTACTCAAGAAGACAAAAGCT GCAGAAGATAATGCAAATAAGGGAAAGTTGAGGGTTGCAGTTGAGGATTACAAAGCAGCTCTTGCCTTGGACCCTAACCATCTTGCTCATAATGTACATCTTCATCTGGGTTTGTGTAAGGTATTGGTCAAGCTTGGAAGGGGAAAGGATGCTTTAAGCAGTTGCAACGAAGCTCTTAATATTGATGGGGAACTCCTCGAAGCCTTAGTTCAG AGGGGTGAAGCTAAGCTTCTGACTGAGGATTGGGAGGGTGCTGTTGAAGATCTGAAATCAGCAGCTCAACAATCATCTCAG GACATGAATATTCGAGAAGCTTACATGAGAGCTGAGAAAGCGTTAAAGATGAGCAAACGCAAAGACTGGTATAAGATCTTGGGAGTTTCAAAGACAGCCGCTGTTTCTGAGATCAAGCGTGCTTACAAGAGGCTTGCTCTGCAATGGCATCCAGACAAAAATGTGGAAAACAGAGAAGAAGCAGAGGCGAAGTTCAGAGAAATCGCTGCTGCATATGAG GTTCTTGGCGATGAAGATAAACGAACAAGATACGATAGAGGAGAAGACCTTGAAGATATGGGCATGGGCGGGGGAGGAGGTGGTGGCTTTAATCCATTTGGTGGTGGAGGACAGCAATACACATTTACATTTGATGGCGGCTTTCCTGGTGGTGGTGGCGGTGGATTTGGTGGCGGCGGAGGCGGCTTTGAATTCCATTTTTGA
- the LOC115709972 gene encoding fasciclin-like arabinogalactan protein 11: MEKITRLALLITTAIFFLCKPISGQSPAKSPAPGGPVDIIAVLKKAGQYTTFIKLLKGTQVSDQINSQLSGSSQGITVFAPTDSAFSSLKTGTLNSLTSEQQLHLVQYHVLPAFYTISQFQTVSNPIHTQAGNSENGQYPLNVTTSTSNQVNITTGVVNATVSNTVYTDGQLSVFEVDQVLLPLDIFGTATAPAPAPVADSKPVKSVDQDSDDAPAKSKGPDDDDDSGALGLKSGSIGGLLFVGAALLAVF, encoded by the coding sequence ATGGAGAAAATCACAAGATTAGCTCTACTAATAACCACAGCCATTTTCTTCCTTTGCAAACCTATCTCAGGCCAAAGTCCGGCGAAGTCACCGGCGCCAGGAGGCCCTGTTGACATAATAGCTGTTCTTAAAAAAGCAGGGCAATACACCACATTCATCAAGCTTCTAAAGGGTACCCAAGTATCTGACCAAATCAATTCCCAACTTAGTGGTTCAAGTCAGGGCATTACAGTCTTTGCACCCACCGACTCAGCCTTCTCTAGCCTCAAGACAGGCACTCTCAACTCCTTGACCAGTGAACAACAACTTCACCTAGTTCAGTACCATGTCCTCCCAGCCTTTTATACCATCTCCCAATTCCAAACTGTCTCCAACCCAATTCATACCCAAGCTGGTAATAGCGAAAATGGCCAGTACCCACTTAATGTAACAACCTCGACTAGTAACCAGGTCAACATTACTACTGGTGTGGTCAATGCTACCGTCAGTAATACCGTCTATACTGATGGCCAGCTTTCAGTATTCGAAGTCGACCAAGTTTTGCTTCCTTTAGATATTTTTGGAACGGCTACAGCTCCGGCACCGGCGCCCGTGGCTGATTCTAAGCCTGTTAAGAGTGTTGACCAAGATTCCGATGATGCTCCGGCCAAGTCTAAGGGCCCCGATGATGATGACGATTCTGGTGCTTTGGGCCTCAAATCAGGCTCAATCGGTGGGCTTTTATTTGTTGGAGCAGCTCTTCTTGccgtcttttaa